The following are encoded in a window of Salinibacter ruber DSM 13855 genomic DNA:
- a CDS encoding cell division protein FtsQ/DivIB, which produces MTRDQTATFGRHALRVAGSGLLVAGVVALGLLGWQWRANVTVDRVAVTGAQHAPPDTLRRLARVGRGTAMRAVAPMLVADRVARHPWVKEATAETQWMQGALTISVTERTPAALAVDAQGRPAYYLDRSGHAMPLPDSAGYDVPLVRGLEAEAPWTQPDTAQTPSSLRRVLRALPEAGVADLVAEIEMQPDDAIQLTTTPIGPHDALPVHLGSGNVSRKLRTLRAFARQVLASSPDEPIERIDLRFDGQVVTRTRPLDG; this is translated from the coding sequence ATGACACGGGACCAAACTGCGACATTCGGACGCCATGCCCTCCGCGTCGCGGGGAGCGGGCTCCTCGTGGCGGGCGTCGTGGCGCTGGGCCTCCTGGGTTGGCAGTGGCGGGCGAACGTGACGGTGGACCGGGTGGCCGTGACCGGGGCGCAGCACGCCCCGCCCGACACGCTGCGCCGCCTGGCCCGTGTGGGCCGCGGCACGGCGATGCGGGCCGTGGCGCCGATGCTCGTGGCCGATCGGGTGGCCCGCCACCCGTGGGTGAAAGAGGCGACCGCCGAGACGCAGTGGATGCAGGGCGCCCTAACGATTTCGGTCACCGAGCGCACCCCCGCGGCCCTCGCGGTGGACGCGCAGGGCCGTCCGGCCTACTACCTCGACCGGAGCGGCCACGCGATGCCCCTGCCCGACAGTGCCGGGTACGACGTGCCGCTCGTGCGGGGCCTCGAGGCGGAGGCCCCCTGGACGCAGCCCGACACCGCACAGACCCCGTCGTCGCTGCGTCGGGTGCTTCGGGCCCTCCCCGAGGCGGGGGTGGCCGACCTCGTGGCCGAGATTGAGATGCAGCCCGACGATGCGATCCAACTTACGACGACCCCGATCGGCCCGCACGACGCCCTGCCGGTGCACCTCGGGAGCGGCAACGTGTCCCGAAAACTGCGCACGCTCCGCGCCTTTGCGCGCCAGGTGCTCGCATCGTCGCCGGACGAGCCGATCGAACGCATCGACCTCCGCTTCGATGGACAAGTGGTCACCCGAACGCGCCCGCTCGACGGATAA
- the ftsA gene encoding cell division protein FtsA has translation MNENIVVGVDIGTTKVCAVVAGKDDLDRVNILGVGMAPSDGLNRGVVVNIDRTVAAVREAVEEAERAAGVEVQNVVVGIAGDHVQSFQTRGVVTINANEITQNDVQRLLEDTTHVALPADREILHVIPQEFIVDGQDGVADPVGMSGVRLEADVHIITGLVSAAKNIYRCIEKAGFRVSDLVLEPLASSFSVLHEDEKEVGVALIDIGGGTTDIAVFEDHTIRHTAVIAVAGDKVTDDIRKGLGVMRDQAEQLKRQFGVALAGEADSDEKIEIPGIGGRDEKTIGRDALAQIIQPRLEEILEIAAMEIKRSGYGRHLGVGAVLTGGGSLVPYTDELAAEVLGMEARVGRPMGLSGGLVEEVSDPKFSTGVGLVLYGMRPDIIGGTTLSEEVRAHQNGQAGGETLMARIANRMKAWFDEL, from the coding sequence ATGAATGAAAACATCGTCGTAGGAGTCGACATCGGCACGACCAAGGTCTGTGCCGTCGTCGCCGGCAAGGATGACCTCGACCGCGTGAACATTCTTGGGGTGGGCATGGCCCCCTCCGACGGCCTCAACCGCGGGGTGGTGGTCAACATCGACCGCACCGTGGCGGCCGTTCGGGAGGCGGTGGAGGAGGCCGAGCGGGCCGCCGGCGTGGAGGTGCAGAACGTGGTCGTGGGCATCGCGGGCGATCATGTGCAAAGCTTCCAGACGCGCGGGGTGGTGACGATCAACGCCAACGAGATTACGCAGAACGACGTGCAGCGCCTCCTCGAGGACACGACGCACGTGGCCCTGCCCGCCGACCGCGAGATCCTGCACGTCATCCCGCAGGAGTTCATCGTGGATGGGCAGGACGGCGTGGCCGACCCCGTGGGCATGAGTGGGGTGCGCCTGGAGGCGGACGTGCACATCATCACCGGGCTCGTCTCCGCCGCCAAGAACATCTACCGGTGCATCGAGAAGGCCGGCTTTCGGGTGTCCGACCTGGTGCTGGAGCCGCTCGCCTCCTCGTTCAGCGTGCTGCACGAGGACGAGAAGGAGGTGGGGGTGGCCCTCATCGACATCGGCGGCGGCACGACCGACATTGCCGTCTTCGAGGACCACACGATCCGCCATACGGCCGTCATCGCGGTGGCCGGCGACAAGGTGACCGACGACATCCGGAAGGGCCTCGGCGTGATGCGGGACCAGGCCGAGCAGCTGAAGCGCCAGTTCGGCGTGGCCCTCGCCGGGGAGGCGGACTCGGACGAGAAAATCGAGATTCCGGGCATCGGCGGGCGGGACGAGAAGACGATTGGGCGCGACGCCCTCGCCCAGATCATTCAGCCGCGCCTGGAAGAGATTCTGGAGATCGCGGCGATGGAAATCAAGCGCAGCGGCTACGGCCGGCACCTGGGCGTCGGCGCCGTGCTGACCGGGGGCGGGTCGCTCGTCCCCTACACCGATGAACTGGCCGCCGAGGTGCTCGGCATGGAGGCCCGCGTGGGGCGCCCCATGGGCCTGAGCGGCGGGCTCGTGGAGGAGGTGAGCGACCCCAAGTTCTCGACCGGGGTGGGCCTCGTCCTCTACGGCATGCGCCCCGACATCATCGGCGGCACCACGCTCTCCGAAGAGGTGCGGGCCCACCAGAATGGGCAGGCCGGCGGAGAAACGCTCATGGCCCGCATCGCCAACCGCATGAAGGCCTGGTTCGACGAATTGTAA
- the ftsZ gene encoding cell division protein FtsZ yields the protein MDQDFSSKFSFDDAANEEAKICVVGVGGGGGNAINNMVQKGIHGSVEFIAVNTDSQALSENRAPQKIQAGQDLTSGLGAGARPSVGAEAIEESSEEIRQALDGYDMAFITAGMGGGTGTGGAPVVAAIARSLDILTVAIVTKPFDCEGSRRMNTAQEGIELLRENVDTLIVIPNERLLDIADPDTSLIEAFEKADEVLYNATRGISDLITVHGLINLDFADVQTTMKDGGTALMGSATATGENRSEKAAVQAISSPLLDGLSIAGATNVLVNITSGPSLGIREATQATSVIQKEAGEDVEVIFGTVIEEDIEDKLRVTVIATGFDRDEEPEDEGDDGRRTVPLEDQNEDDDPADYKGETNLRQLDTPAYERRNAPLRSEPSEDEPTDETDGESEDDTPNIRRLEADDLNERTDRDERSRSEEETDDDTDTPAFLRKMMD from the coding sequence ATGGACCAAGACTTTAGCTCAAAATTTTCGTTCGACGATGCCGCAAACGAGGAGGCCAAGATCTGCGTCGTCGGGGTCGGCGGCGGGGGCGGCAACGCCATCAACAACATGGTGCAGAAAGGCATCCACGGCAGCGTGGAGTTTATTGCCGTCAACACCGACTCGCAGGCGCTTAGCGAGAACCGCGCGCCCCAGAAAATTCAGGCGGGCCAGGACCTGACCAGCGGCCTGGGGGCCGGGGCGCGGCCCAGCGTCGGCGCCGAGGCCATCGAGGAGAGCAGCGAAGAAATCCGGCAGGCCCTCGACGGCTACGACATGGCCTTCATCACGGCCGGCATGGGCGGTGGCACCGGCACCGGCGGCGCGCCCGTGGTGGCGGCCATCGCCCGCAGCCTCGACATCCTGACCGTCGCCATTGTCACCAAGCCCTTCGACTGCGAAGGGTCGCGGCGCATGAACACGGCGCAGGAAGGCATCGAGCTGCTGCGCGAAAACGTCGACACGCTCATCGTCATTCCCAACGAGCGGCTGCTCGACATTGCCGACCCGGACACGAGCCTCATCGAGGCGTTCGAAAAGGCCGACGAGGTGCTCTACAACGCCACCCGGGGGATCAGCGACCTGATCACGGTCCACGGCCTGATCAACCTCGACTTCGCCGACGTGCAGACGACGATGAAGGACGGCGGCACGGCCCTGATGGGCTCGGCCACGGCCACCGGCGAGAACCGCTCGGAGAAGGCCGCCGTGCAGGCCATCAGCAGCCCGCTGCTGGACGGCCTCTCCATCGCCGGCGCCACCAACGTGCTCGTCAACATCACCAGCGGCCCGTCCCTCGGCATCCGCGAGGCCACCCAGGCCACGAGCGTCATTCAAAAGGAGGCCGGCGAGGACGTGGAGGTCATCTTCGGGACCGTCATCGAGGAGGACATCGAGGACAAGCTCCGCGTGACCGTGATCGCCACCGGCTTCGACCGCGACGAGGAGCCGGAGGACGAGGGCGACGACGGGCGGCGCACGGTGCCGCTGGAGGACCAAAACGAGGACGACGACCCGGCGGACTACAAGGGCGAAACCAACCTCCGGCAGCTCGACACGCCGGCCTACGAGCGCCGCAATGCGCCCCTTCGTTCCGAACCGTCGGAGGACGAGCCGACCGACGAGACGGACGGGGAGAGCGAGGACGACACTCCCAACATCCGTCGCCTGGAGGCCGACGACCTGAACGAACGGACGGACCGCGACGAGCGCTCCCGCTCCGAGGAGGAGACCGACGACGACACCGACACCCCTGCGTTCCTCCGCAAGATGATGGACTGA
- a CDS encoding S8 family peptidase, translating to MKPTTLLSTLVLAFLLIGCAGSRPPTTPTTSDSPAPSNSAAPDTTTQAADVPPPAPSRAPQDWYHLDRVPRSGPGLDTRAAYRDVLQGRPPQDTVQVAVIDSGLDIDHEDLAAKLWTNADEIPGNDVDDDGNGYVDDVHGWNFIGGPGGKNVDQDTYELTRIYVDLQERFAGVDSARVGPDARDRYQRYQDIKRTFQKKRREARKRLAKVGKAQKAVQASVDVLKSHLGTDSLTQSAVRSVTSSRRDVRRAQQTLQYFYDQDLSPSDLKDYKNQLERQVEYNYNPDFNPRPIVGDDYADKTERRYGNNDAEGPDPGHGTHVAGIIGATRDNSIGIDGVARGVRLMSVRAVPNGDERDKDVANAIRYAVDNGADVINMSFGKSYSPHKGVVDAAVQYADSMGVLMVHAAGNDGASVDSTDNFPSPYYADGGRAQRWIEVGASSWKGGEKLAASFSNYGAERVDVFAPGHSIYSTVPDDAYERNDGTSMAAPMVSGLAALIMAYYPSLTATDVRTIILETATPYRNRTVARPGDGETVPFGTLSDTGAVVNAHAALRRAADRVAAQ from the coding sequence ATGAAGCCCACCACGCTCCTCTCGACGCTCGTTCTCGCGTTCTTGCTGATTGGCTGCGCCGGGAGCCGCCCTCCCACCACGCCGACGACCTCCGATTCCCCTGCGCCATCCAACTCAGCGGCCCCGGACACGACCACCCAAGCGGCCGACGTCCCGCCGCCGGCCCCCTCTCGGGCCCCGCAGGATTGGTACCACCTCGACCGCGTTCCACGAAGCGGGCCCGGCCTCGACACGCGGGCGGCCTACCGGGACGTGCTTCAGGGCCGGCCGCCCCAAGACACGGTCCAGGTCGCCGTTATCGACTCTGGCCTTGACATCGACCACGAGGACCTCGCGGCCAAGCTGTGGACCAACGCCGACGAAATCCCCGGCAACGACGTCGACGACGACGGCAACGGCTACGTCGACGACGTGCACGGGTGGAACTTCATCGGGGGCCCCGGCGGCAAGAACGTAGATCAGGACACGTACGAGCTCACCCGGATCTACGTGGACCTTCAGGAGCGCTTCGCCGGGGTCGACTCGGCACGCGTTGGCCCCGACGCTCGGGACCGGTACCAGCGGTATCAGGACATCAAGCGCACGTTTCAGAAGAAACGACGCGAGGCCCGCAAGCGGCTTGCAAAGGTCGGAAAGGCCCAGAAGGCCGTGCAGGCGTCCGTGGACGTGCTCAAGTCCCACCTCGGCACGGACAGCCTTACCCAGTCGGCCGTCCGATCGGTAACGAGCTCCCGCCGCGATGTGCGTCGGGCGCAGCAGACCCTGCAATACTTCTACGATCAGGACCTCTCCCCCTCCGACCTCAAGGACTACAAAAACCAGCTGGAGCGCCAGGTCGAATACAACTACAATCCCGACTTCAATCCGCGCCCCATCGTGGGCGACGACTACGCGGACAAGACCGAACGGCGGTACGGAAACAACGACGCGGAGGGCCCCGACCCCGGACACGGTACGCACGTGGCGGGCATCATCGGCGCCACCCGCGACAATTCAATCGGCATCGACGGCGTCGCCCGGGGCGTGCGCCTCATGTCCGTCCGTGCGGTGCCGAACGGGGACGAGCGCGACAAGGACGTCGCCAACGCGATCCGCTACGCGGTCGACAACGGGGCCGACGTGATCAACATGAGCTTCGGCAAGTCGTACTCCCCGCACAAAGGCGTGGTCGACGCCGCCGTGCAGTACGCCGACTCGATGGGCGTCCTCATGGTCCACGCCGCTGGCAACGACGGGGCGAGCGTCGACTCGACCGACAACTTCCCGTCGCCCTACTACGCAGACGGCGGCCGGGCGCAGCGGTGGATCGAAGTCGGGGCCTCCTCCTGGAAAGGGGGCGAAAAGCTGGCCGCCTCGTTTAGCAACTACGGCGCGGAGCGCGTGGATGTCTTTGCGCCGGGACACTCCATCTACTCGACCGTCCCCGACGACGCGTACGAGCGCAACGATGGGACGAGCATGGCGGCCCCCATGGTGAGCGGCCTCGCCGCCCTGATCATGGCCTACTACCCGTCCCTGACCGCCACGGACGTCCGCACCATCATCCTCGAGACGGCGACGCCCTACAGAAACCGGACGGTCGCTCGTCCCGGTGACGGCGAGACCGTTCCGTTCGGCACGCTCTCCGACACCGGTGCGGTCGTGAACGCCCACGCGGCCCTCCGGCGGGCCGCCGACCGGGTCGCCGCGCAGTAG
- a CDS encoding mannose-1-phosphate guanylyltransferase — MRYAVIMAGGIGTRFWPVSRKEHPKQFLDIFGDGTLIQNTIARLQGLVPPERCLVVTHERYVEKTKKQLPAVPEENILAEPISRNTAPCIAYAATTLAKRDPDATMAVLPADHVIGNVARFHDTLDVAFDAAQERDALVTIGIDPTYPATGYGYIQYDGSGADPPALEAYPVRTFAEKPDQSTAERFIDAGDFLWNSGMFIWRADTILDQIETHLPDAHEAFAPVRAADGAADSETLTEAFRESPRISIDYGVMEQADTVYVVPGTFDWNDVGDWRAVYDLSEKDEHGNVIEGEVIMQDSSRCYVQTEDRLVVLVGIHDKVVVDTGDAVLVCDRESAQQVKQVVEYLHAHQFEEYV; from the coding sequence ATGAGGTATGCTGTCATCATGGCCGGGGGTATCGGCACCCGCTTCTGGCCTGTCAGCCGCAAGGAGCACCCCAAGCAGTTTCTGGACATCTTCGGTGACGGGACGCTCATCCAAAACACCATCGCGCGGCTCCAGGGGCTCGTGCCGCCGGAGCGGTGTCTGGTGGTGACCCACGAGCGGTACGTGGAGAAGACGAAGAAGCAGCTTCCGGCCGTTCCGGAGGAGAACATCCTCGCGGAGCCGATCAGCCGCAACACGGCCCCCTGCATCGCCTACGCGGCCACGACGCTCGCGAAGCGGGACCCGGACGCGACGATGGCAGTCCTCCCGGCCGACCACGTCATCGGGAACGTGGCCCGGTTCCACGACACGCTGGACGTGGCGTTCGACGCCGCCCAGGAGCGCGACGCCCTCGTCACCATCGGCATCGACCCCACGTATCCGGCCACCGGGTACGGCTACATCCAGTACGACGGCTCCGGGGCGGACCCGCCGGCCCTGGAGGCCTATCCCGTGCGCACCTTTGCCGAGAAGCCGGACCAGTCCACGGCCGAGCGGTTCATCGACGCCGGCGACTTTCTGTGGAACAGCGGCATGTTTATCTGGCGGGCGGACACGATCCTCGACCAGATTGAGACGCATCTGCCCGATGCCCACGAAGCGTTCGCCCCGGTCCGTGCGGCCGACGGCGCCGCCGACTCCGAGACGCTTACCGAAGCCTTCCGGGAAAGCCCGCGCATTTCCATCGACTACGGGGTGATGGAGCAGGCCGACACGGTCTACGTGGTGCCGGGCACGTTCGACTGGAACGACGTGGGCGACTGGCGGGCCGTCTACGACCTGAGCGAAAAGGACGAGCACGGCAACGTCATCGAGGGGGAGGTCATCATGCAGGACTCCAGCCGGTGCTACGTCCAGACCGAGGACCGGCTGGTGGTGCTCGTGGGCATCCACGACAAGGTGGTCGTCGACACCGGCGACGCGGTGCTGGTCTGCGACCGCGAGAGTGCCCAGCAGGTGAAGCAGGTGGTGGAGTACCTCCACGCCCACCAGTTTGAGGAGTACGTGTGA
- the otsB gene encoding trehalose-phosphatase, with the protein MPTVVEPPLFFLDYDGTLAPIVDDPAAAVPHPEAPDLLRDLDAQFPLWIVTGRDLQALSSFLDRPYSAIGLHGAQEGVVGRDIHNRMSDEAAAALRRLRASVPSVDGLRVEDKARSFAVHYREARDESGARDQLKDWLADLPEVLDAIWGKKVVELRPDGLTKGTAVRRIAAQHPDHVPVYLGDDVTDEDAFAALQEMDRDAVSIKVGPGDTRADARLDGPDAVMAYLRRYV; encoded by the coding sequence ATGCCCACCGTCGTCGAGCCCCCCCTATTTTTCCTCGACTACGACGGCACCCTTGCCCCCATCGTGGACGACCCGGCCGCGGCGGTGCCCCACCCCGAGGCCCCGGACCTGCTCCGCGACCTCGACGCGCAGTTTCCCCTCTGGATCGTCACGGGGCGCGACCTGCAGGCCCTCTCCTCGTTTCTCGATCGCCCGTACTCGGCGATCGGCCTGCACGGGGCGCAGGAGGGCGTCGTGGGCCGGGACATCCACAACCGCATGTCGGACGAGGCCGCCGCGGCCCTCCGCCGCCTCCGCGCCTCCGTGCCGTCGGTCGACGGGCTCCGGGTTGAGGACAAGGCCCGCTCCTTCGCGGTGCACTACCGCGAGGCCAGGGACGAGTCCGGCGCACGGGACCAGCTCAAGGACTGGCTCGCCGACCTCCCGGAGGTCCTCGACGCCATCTGGGGCAAGAAAGTGGTGGAGCTCCGTCCGGACGGGTTAACGAAAGGCACCGCCGTGCGCCGCATCGCGGCACAGCACCCCGATCATGTGCCCGTCTACCTGGGCGACGACGTGACGGACGAGGACGCATTCGCGGCGCTCCAGGAAATGGACCGGGACGCCGTCTCCATTAAGGTCGGCCCCGGCGACACGCGGGCCGACGCGCGGCTCGACGGCCCCGACGCCGTCATGGCGTACCTGCGCCGGTACGTGTAG
- a CDS encoding alpha,alpha-trehalose-phosphate synthase (UDP-forming) yields MSLTVVANRVPIRQTDDGWETSVGGLTTALLPVLEEEGGMWVGMGEDPDLPERQEYPADDPDFLVRRVPLSSKELEGYYYGMANQILWPLSHYLIQHLNLDDQFIETYRQVNERFAEAVLAETETGDEDVIWIQDYHQMLSPNLIRQERPDATIGHFWHIPWPAMEIFRILPWSRELLRGMLGCDLIGFHVQEYVDNFIESAEVLLGAEVDGDRVRHNGHETRVEAHPIGIDVDRFKEMSRDDSIEQDAQKFRERLGSDHIVIGIDRLDYTKGIRSRMLAFEKFLEENPEYHGNVSFFQIATPSRTELESYQQIRREVDEVVGRINGRFAEENWVPVNYRYRTYTQYELCAFYRAADAALITPLRDGMNVVTQEFVTASQDGVLILSELTGAAYLLPEAVQVNPYDHGGVADAIRTALEMPTGEREERLAGLKDTIETLDVHNWAGNFLDSIQE; encoded by the coding sequence TTGAGCCTGACTGTAGTCGCGAACCGTGTCCCCATTCGACAGACCGACGACGGCTGGGAAACGTCGGTGGGCGGCCTCACCACTGCCCTCCTTCCCGTGCTCGAAGAGGAAGGGGGGATGTGGGTGGGCATGGGCGAAGACCCGGACCTGCCCGAGCGCCAGGAGTACCCGGCCGACGATCCCGACTTTCTCGTGCGGCGCGTGCCCCTGAGCTCGAAGGAACTTGAGGGGTACTACTACGGCATGGCCAACCAGATCCTGTGGCCGCTGTCGCACTACCTGATCCAGCACCTCAACCTGGACGACCAGTTCATCGAGACGTACCGCCAGGTAAATGAGCGCTTCGCCGAGGCCGTCCTCGCGGAAACCGAGACGGGCGACGAGGACGTCATCTGGATCCAGGATTATCACCAGATGCTGTCGCCCAACCTCATCCGGCAGGAGCGCCCGGACGCCACGATCGGCCACTTCTGGCACATTCCGTGGCCCGCCATGGAGATCTTCCGCATCCTGCCGTGGTCGCGCGAGCTGCTGCGCGGCATGCTGGGCTGCGACCTGATCGGCTTTCACGTGCAGGAGTACGTCGACAACTTCATCGAGAGCGCCGAGGTGCTGCTCGGCGCGGAGGTCGACGGCGACCGCGTCCGGCACAACGGGCACGAGACCCGGGTGGAGGCCCACCCCATCGGCATCGACGTGGACCGCTTCAAGGAGATGTCCCGGGACGACTCCATCGAGCAGGACGCCCAGAAATTCCGCGAGCGCCTCGGCTCCGACCACATCGTCATCGGCATCGACCGGCTCGACTACACGAAAGGCATTCGGTCGCGCATGCTGGCCTTCGAGAAGTTCTTGGAGGAGAACCCCGAGTACCACGGCAATGTGAGCTTCTTTCAGATCGCCACCCCGAGCCGCACGGAGCTGGAGTCGTACCAGCAGATCCGACGCGAGGTGGACGAGGTGGTGGGCCGCATCAACGGCCGCTTTGCCGAAGAAAACTGGGTGCCCGTCAACTACCGCTACCGGACGTACACGCAGTACGAGCTGTGCGCCTTCTACCGGGCGGCCGACGCGGCGCTCATCACGCCCCTCCGGGACGGCATGAACGTGGTCACCCAGGAGTTCGTCACCGCCTCGCAGGACGGCGTGCTCATCCTCTCAGAGCTGACCGGGGCCGCCTACCTGCTGCCGGAGGCCGTGCAGGTCAACCCCTACGACCACGGCGGCGTGGCCGACGCCATCCGCACCGCCCTCGAGATGCCGACGGGCGAGCGCGAGGAGCGGCTCGCCGGGCTCAAGGACACCATCGAGACCCTCGACGTGCACAACTGGGCCGGGAATTTCCTAGACTCGATCCAGGAGTAG